CACTTTGGTCTATACCGGTTATCTTAGGATTGCCTCCGGTTTCTTGCCATGTGTTGATACCTACACCGATAAGATAGCCAAGTAGCATTACACTAAAAATGCTATAAGCCATTTTTTTACGCTTCAGATAGAAACCAAGCGCAAAGATCATGGCCATCGGGATAAGAAGAATTGAGATATTCTCAACCATATTAGTTAAATAGGATGGATTTTCTAACGGATGAGCAGAATTTGCTCCAAAGAATCCACCTCCGTTGGTTCCCATTTGCTTAATCGCCACAATTGCTGCGGCAGGTCCTTGGGAAACGGTTTGCGTTGTACCTTCTAATGTAGGGATGGTAGCTTTTCCTTCAAATCCCATTGGCACTCCTTGAAGAATCAAAACAAGACCAACAACTAAAGATAAGGGAAGCAAGATTCTTGTGCAACTTCTTACCAGAAAGAACCAAAAGTTACCAATGGTTTTTGTCGTCTTTGCGGCCATCGCTTTCATAATACCTGCCATAGCTGCCATTCCGGTTGCTGCGGTAATGAATTGGAAAAGCATAACTACAAATAACTGAGTAAAGTAAGTCAGTCCGCTTTCACCACTGTAATGCTGTAAGTTGCAGTTCACTAAAAAGCTGATGCAAGTATTAAAAGCCTGATCCGCACTTTGAGATCCGTTACCATCAGGATTCAACGGAAGCCAATGCTGAGAAACAAGTAGAACCATTCCCCAGAAAAACCAGAAGATGTTTAGCGTGAGTAGTGTTCCCAAAAACTTTTTCCAACTCATTTCCTCCGTAGGATCAATCTTACAGATTCTATATATTGCATTTTCTACAGGAGAAATAAAGTCCGACCAACTTTTTTCTCCTTTATAAACCTTTGCGATGTGTTTACCCAGCGGATAACTCAATGCGAGCATCAATATGATC
This genomic interval from uncultured Bacteroides sp. contains the following:
- the kdpA gene encoding potassium-transporting ATPase subunit KdpA; this translates as MNTELLGSGIQIILMLALSYPLGKHIAKVYKGEKSWSDFISPVENAIYRICKIDPTEEMSWKKFLGTLLTLNIFWFFWGMVLLVSQHWLPLNPDGNGSQSADQAFNTCISFLVNCNLQHYSGESGLTYFTQLFVVMLFQFITAATGMAAMAGIMKAMAAKTTKTIGNFWFFLVRSCTRILLPLSLVVGLVLILQGVPMGFEGKATIPTLEGTTQTVSQGPAAAIVAIKQMGTNGGGFFGANSAHPLENPSYLTNMVENISILLIPMAMIFALGFYLKRKKMAYSIFSVMLLGYLIGVGINTWQETGGNPKITGIDQSGGVMEGKEVRIGSAATALWSVSTTATSNGSINGMHDSMKPLSGMVEMLNMQINTWFGGVGVGFMNYYIFIIIAVFISGLMVGRTPEFLGKKVEAREMKIATIIALFHPFMILVGTAVAAYLYTHHPGFVSSEGGWLGNPSYHGLSEMFYEYTSCSANNGSEFNGLITNTPFWNYSCGLILILSRYLPIIGQVAIAGLLAKKKFIPESAGTLKTDTATFGIMTFAVICIIAALAFFPTHALSTIAEHLSL